A part of Acidimicrobiales bacterium genomic DNA contains:
- a CDS encoding tyrosine-type recombinase/integrase yields the protein MSDRVIVWPSGRAPTLEEIEAELGRWDLADPDRAIENRTYWEYREAVGRVAEDLARWRVVFDPFDPDASLDPDLPLTLAAWSVARLDNGYTVSTVQSHLSAVGWWGATQLAHPAADVHRHAGLVVKAWAVENPRPVRGAGPVPRAWLAAMADAMAADGSPTALRDLVLLTWNLAGGLRPGEPGTVAVDDLTSRPGEIGWTFARSKGNPLGGRRDDQVILRQVPGDVLCPIAAWDRWREVWPHTGPDMPAIPSFIRGGGGGGARLPNPAADDVLGVSEQAVNRMLARWAERAGVPAPTLVTGHALRHSAATFAILGGATEYDVRRLLRHAHVATTRRYIARLGPWVGADEARRVLVGDHPDGLEALGVERRAARRPAGRVRLGRRADRLAEAADLAAAGPMPPGTRRTVEDELRLWDEFCVEFGVDPTAPSATDVRLWFGWRMRRAQATAHPLKAAGVPMKPGSARRALWCLERGLATRGVPAGTVTGEAGACWRGYARQVAGLVAPPESAVEYPLGELAALATAAGTFDPDDVARWAVGLAALALHPLDAGRPGGDGFRPVPPSAVTDPGDGTRIVTVGGFDPVVVRPGPKPPLDPVAALDHLAAVTPADAPTIFTPTVLDRAKNVLRGEGSGSAARLAAAGPEVVERAMWRLAAPLVARVQDQAAVAFLTAGALRFDDLRRLRRDTSPEWRVWASGSSWASHLAGSKGNPAEGEIVWVDGELVAGHPALDPAANLARLVAWTPWATGPAIGAITGVQSWAALLDPSTPPRPMPYVTLRCRLVAAAQRAGLRPGLSLHSFRQSAATAAWWHNKDRGMSDADNFRSLMRRLRHVKPDSTLAYVTAADPGVSITADVHLDLDPLEVPDAALGTPYPVPVTAAA from the coding sequence ATGAGCGACCGGGTGATCGTGTGGCCGTCGGGTCGGGCGCCGACCTTGGAGGAGATCGAGGCGGAGCTGGGCCGGTGGGACCTGGCCGACCCGGACCGAGCCATCGAGAACCGGACGTACTGGGAGTACCGGGAGGCGGTGGGGCGGGTGGCGGAGGATCTGGCCCGGTGGCGGGTGGTGTTCGATCCGTTCGACCCGGACGCTTCGCTCGACCCCGACCTGCCGCTCACCCTGGCGGCCTGGTCCGTCGCCAGGCTCGACAACGGCTACACCGTGAGCACCGTCCAGAGCCACCTGTCGGCGGTGGGCTGGTGGGGTGCCACCCAGCTCGCGCACCCGGCCGCCGACGTCCACCGCCACGCCGGCCTGGTGGTGAAGGCGTGGGCGGTGGAGAACCCGCGGCCGGTTCGCGGGGCGGGCCCGGTGCCGCGGGCGTGGCTGGCGGCCATGGCCGACGCCATGGCCGCCGACGGGTCCCCGACGGCGTTGCGTGACCTGGTGCTGCTGACCTGGAACCTGGCCGGCGGGCTGCGGCCCGGTGAGCCGGGGACGGTCGCCGTCGACGACCTCACCAGCCGGCCCGGCGAGATCGGTTGGACGTTCGCCCGCTCGAAGGGCAACCCGCTCGGCGGCCGCCGCGACGACCAGGTGATCCTCCGCCAGGTTCCCGGCGATGTGTTGTGCCCGATCGCGGCGTGGGACCGGTGGCGGGAGGTGTGGCCCCACACCGGCCCCGACATGCCCGCCATCCCGAGCTTCATCCGGGGCGGCGGGGGTGGCGGGGCGAGGCTGCCGAACCCGGCCGCCGACGACGTGCTCGGCGTCAGCGAGCAGGCGGTGAACCGGATGCTGGCCCGGTGGGCGGAGCGGGCGGGGGTGCCCGCCCCTACCCTGGTGACCGGCCACGCCCTCCGCCACTCCGCCGCCACCTTCGCCATCCTCGGCGGCGCCACCGAGTACGACGTGCGGCGCCTGCTCCGCCACGCCCACGTCGCCACCACCCGCCGCTACATCGCCCGCCTGGGCCCGTGGGTCGGGGCCGATGAGGCGAGGCGGGTGCTGGTCGGCGATCACCCTGACGGGCTCGAGGCCCTTGGTGTCGAGCGGCGGGCCGCCCGCCGCCCGGCGGGCCGGGTGCGGCTGGGGCGGCGGGCCGACCGGCTGGCTGAGGCCGCCGACCTCGCCGCCGCCGGCCCCATGCCCCCCGGCACCCGCCGGACGGTCGAGGACGAGCTGCGCCTCTGGGACGAGTTCTGCGTCGAGTTCGGGGTGGATCCGACGGCGCCGTCGGCGACCGACGTGCGCCTGTGGTTCGGGTGGCGGATGCGGCGGGCTCAGGCCACCGCCCATCCGTTGAAGGCGGCGGGGGTGCCGATGAAGCCGGGTTCGGCGAGGCGGGCGTTGTGGTGCCTGGAGCGGGGCCTGGCCACGCGTGGCGTCCCGGCCGGCACGGTCACCGGCGAGGCGGGGGCCTGCTGGCGGGGCTACGCCCGCCAGGTCGCCGGCCTGGTCGCCCCGCCCGAGTCCGCCGTCGAGTACCCGTTGGGGGAGCTGGCGGCGCTGGCGACGGCGGCCGGCACGTTCGATCCCGACGACGTGGCCCGGTGGGCGGTCGGGCTGGCCGCCCTCGCCCTCCACCCCCTCGACGCCGGCAGGCCCGGGGGCGACGGGTTCCGGCCGGTGCCGCCCTCCGCTGTCACCGACCCCGGCGACGGCACCCGCATCGTCACCGTCGGCGGCTTCGACCCGGTGGTGGTGCGGCCCGGCCCGAAGCCGCCGCTCGACCCCGTGGCCGCCCTCGACCACCTCGCCGCCGTCACCCCCGCCGACGCCCCCACCATCTTCACCCCCACTGTCCTCGACCGGGCTAAGAATGTGCTCAGGGGGGAGGGGTCGGGGTCGGCGGCGAGGCTCGCTGCTGCGGGACCGGAGGTGGTGGAGCGGGCGATGTGGCGGCTTGCCGCCCCTCTCGTCGCCCGGGTGCAGGACCAGGCCGCCGTCGCGTTCCTGACCGCCGGTGCGCTTCGTTTCGACGACCTGCGCCGCCTCCGCCGGGACACCAGCCCGGAGTGGCGGGTGTGGGCGTCCGGGTCGTCGTGGGCGTCCCACCTGGCCGGCTCCAAGGGCAACCCGGCCGAAGGCGAGATCGTGTGGGTCGACGGCGAACTCGTCGCCGGCCATCCTGCTCTCGACCCCGCCGCCAACCTGGCCCGGCTGGTGGCGTGGACGCCGTGGGCGACCGGGCCCGCCATCGGTGCCATCACGGGGGTCCAGTCGTGGGCGGCGCTTCTCGACCCGTCCACCCCGCCCCGCCCGATGCCCTACGTGACGCTGCGCTGCCGGCTGGTGGCGGCGGCGCAGCGGGCCGGGCTGCGCCCGGGGCTGTCGCTGCACTCGTTCCGGCAGTCGGCGGCGACGGCCGCCTGGTGGCACAACAAGGACCGGGGGATGTCCGACGCCGACAACTTCCGGTCGCTGATGCGGCGCCTGCGCCACGTCAAGCCTGACTCGACCCTCGCCTACGTGACCGCCGCCGATCCGGGCGTGTCGATCACCGCCGACGTCCACCTCGACCTCGATCCTCTGGAGGTTCCTGATGCCGCTCTCGGCACGCCGTACCCCGTCCCGGTCACAGCGGCAGCCTGA
- a CDS encoding helix-turn-helix domain-containing protein, whose protein sequence is MTASTAVIEEFFVFDPPGPDRPEPPRWAKVPAAVAHHRSLSDRAVQVFAVLARHADRAGRCWPSRETVAAAAGVSVRSVDRALGELAAEELIARTARGNGHGGRSSSVTTLTAGGGAWAAVPEAALGCSSRAVRLVAVLDLMADRNGVASPSRRRLADLLACSTDSIDRALGELVAVGVVVRLPVAGKTGRLRLPHRPARPAAPVDSPTRTAPARSAPVAAKVPQRWQGKENSLNENPDDTRGNCNRDPAQPAAAPRSSGSSSPSAAARATAAWTRATCRTYAQLVAAGRTDLANPHAFVATVARQAAVERADRLAELHAAGLDPASAAAALAADGPAPPPAPPPPRREPRPLGDPACPVCEGDGWTPDLAGLMVRCACTAPDLDIEPAPPPVLEPGEVALDHDAALARIREIRRRRTVGAPSA, encoded by the coding sequence ATGACCGCATCCACCGCCGTCATCGAGGAGTTCTTCGTGTTCGATCCCCCTGGGCCCGACCGGCCCGAACCGCCGAGGTGGGCGAAGGTGCCCGCCGCGGTGGCGCATCATCGCTCTCTGTCCGACCGCGCCGTCCAGGTGTTCGCTGTGCTGGCGCGTCACGCCGACCGGGCTGGCCGGTGTTGGCCGTCCCGCGAGACGGTCGCCGCCGCCGCCGGCGTGAGCGTGCGGTCGGTGGACCGCGCCCTGGGTGAGCTGGCCGCCGAGGAGCTCATCGCGCGGACCGCACGCGGCAACGGCCACGGCGGGCGGAGTTCGTCGGTCACGACGCTCACCGCCGGTGGTGGTGCGTGGGCGGCGGTGCCCGAGGCGGCGTTGGGCTGCTCGAGTCGGGCGGTGCGCCTCGTCGCGGTGCTCGACCTCATGGCGGACCGCAACGGGGTCGCCTCGCCGTCCCGTCGCCGCCTCGCCGACCTGCTCGCCTGCTCCACCGACAGCATCGACCGGGCCCTGGGGGAGCTCGTCGCCGTCGGTGTCGTTGTCCGGCTCCCCGTCGCAGGCAAGACGGGGCGGCTGCGGCTCCCGCACCGCCCCGCACGGCCGGCTGCGCCTGTGGACAGCCCCACCCGGACTGCACCGGCACGCTCCGCACCCGTGGCAGCCAAGGTGCCGCAGCGGTGGCAGGGGAAGGAGAACTCCTTGAACGAGAATCCTGACGACACGCGCGGTAACTGCAACAGGGATCCCGCCCAGCCGGCGGCTGCGCCGCGGTCGTCAGGATCATCGTCACCTTCAGCGGCGGCCAGGGCCACGGCGGCGTGGACCAGGGCCACATGCCGGACCTACGCCCAGCTCGTCGCCGCTGGCCGCACCGACCTGGCCAACCCGCACGCCTTCGTCGCCACCGTCGCCCGCCAGGCGGCCGTCGAGCGGGCCGACCGGCTGGCCGAGCTGCACGCCGCCGGCCTCGACCCCGCCAGCGCCGCCGCCGCTCTCGCCGCGGACGGACCCGCACCCCCGCCAGCGCCGCCGCCGCCACGTCGGGAACCCCGCCCGCTCGGCGACCCCGCCTGCCCGGTCTGCGAAGGCGACGGCTGGACACCCGACCTCGCCGGGCTCATGGTTCGCTGCGCTTGCACCGCCCCGGACCTCGACATCGAGCCCGCCCCGCCACCGGTCCTCGAGCCCGGCGAGGTCGCCCTCGACCACGACGCCGCCCTTGCCCGCATCCGGGAGATCCGCCGGCGGCGCACCGTCGGCGCACCGTCGGCATGA